The Haloprofundus salinisoli region CGAACCCACAACGGACCACTATCATCGAATCTACGTTGGGTTACTCCACAACCATCTCTCAGCGCTCACTCACGCGGATGTGGTCGAATACGACGCTGACAAGGAACTGATTACCATCTCCGACGGTATTCGTGCCGTTCGTCCGTATCTGGATCTCGCAGAGTGTGAGGATATGAGCCACTCGAACAGGTGATCATCCCTCCGGATGAACTCGAACGGACGCTACTTTGCGCCCTGTTAGTCCGCTTTCCTCTCAGTCGAACTTCTGGCAGCCGGGTTTAGGAGTCTCTCTGCGATCCGATGTGCAGTATCTGGTTTGAGAGAAACCACATCTGACCAGTTCACCCTAATCTAGTTAGGTGCTGTCTCTTAGTGTGTATCCCGCTGTGGTTGAGGTGAGAGTGTTCACACTCTCAGCCAACTCAGAGGCACCCCACTTTTGAGAGCGTATTTCGACGAAATTTCGAGTTATCCACAGGCGACTTTTCGAAGCACAATTTCCTGTGTTGTGGAAGCCGATCTGAAGCACTACTAGAGTCCCTGCGAGACAGACCTCTCGTTGTCGCAGCCGCGAACAACCCCCGAAGCAGTTGCTGAGTCCATTTTGAAAATACGTGTTCGAGTCTACGCTCGATATGGCCTCTCACCCTGCTTTGCGACGATGTCACGGGCGCACGTCGGCGTCGGTCGGCCACGTCCCACCGTCGATGTTGCAGTCGCAGGTTGCGATGCGTCGCGTTGTGGATGAGCTGTGTGGTGCACTCCGACCGGTCGACCGGTTGGAGGTGTCGCCGACGGCGAATGGCCGCGTTCTCGACGAGATCGGTGCCCACGAACAGACACCTGTTGGTGGTCTCTCCGCCGACGTCGACGAGTAATTCGTGGACCTAAACGAGCGTATCGTGTTAGACGACGGGTGCCTCGAAATTCTTGAAAATCTCGAAACTAATGTAACGTACGTTGATGGAAATGTCTGTGACGACGAATCTGCCGACGAACGTTGCTGTTGTGTACCATGACCCTACGCAGTCTGCCAATTTGTGTCCTGCTCCACTCAGGAGATTATACGGCATTGACAAAATCACAACTGTATCTATCCATCATGAAAGTACTTACTCAGATTTGAGTAAGTTTTAAGAACGCGTATCTCCTGAGTTCAGTTGATGACTGAAATGCCCTCTTCGATCGAGTTCACGCAGGGAGTGACGCGATAATGTGGCAAGATCTTATCTTCCTCGCTGGAAGTATCTTCTCACTGCTCGTGTTGGTTCCGGCCATGCGCGATTCCACGGCCAGTATTCCGCTTGGAACGTCGCTTCCGTCAGCGAGCATCGGGATTATCTATGGAACGACGTTCTTCTCTCTAGGAATGACCATGTCCGCCGTCGGGTCGCTTCTGACCGGTGTGATGTGGAGTGTGATTGCGACCCTCCGTTCGCCACATCCCTTCGATCACCACTTTGAGTCGAACACTGACGAGCAGCCATCCCCGCGGGCTGCACCGCAACACGCCGACTAAAGTTCTCTTTTCGGAGTTGGAACGCGAGTTCAACGACGCCTACTCGTGACCAGATTTCACTCTTCAGTTGAGTGTTCGTAGAGAGTGATCGATACCATTCCATATCCTTCGTAGAACGGTTGGAGACTGCCGTCACTGCCACCCGTTGCGATGCGCCCATCTGCCGTGTCGAAGACGAGATTATTCTCAATTGGAAATTCGTTGGTTGGGTCGCCGACGATGTTTTGATGAATTTCGACGACCGGGACGCGTTCGTAGGTGGTTGTGTCTTCGGATCCGATCGCCTGCACGGTGACGTCTGCAGTGAGTGATCGCCCCTGGGCGACGTGAAGTGCAGCATTGGTGACAGCGGTTCGAGCGTGGGTGTAGGTTGCCGGCAGAGGGTCGGGGTCTGCGATAAACTGGTTGTCGCCCATTGGCCAGAAGTTGCTGATAGCGTTTCCAAAAAACGCGCCTGCGATGTCTTGTTGGGAGAACACGAGCGCGTACGCGGAGCTGTGGCGACCTGAGAGGATACTGTGTGCGCCCATTACGCCGGTTTTCTCATCGGCGACAACGGTGACTGGAGGGGTCGCATCCCAGGATTTGACGATCGTTGCGTACTTGCGCCAGTCAGTAGTCGTTGGAACCTTCTCTACGGGTGCGACGAGCTGGAGATAGATCGTGACACCGCGTTCTCGAGCGTCTCTGAGAGAGTCTTGGAGGTGTGTGAATTCGGAGGCGGGAATCGTAAGCACGACCTCGTGATCTGCGTGGTTGATAACTCGACGAACCCGTTTCCGAGTGGTGACGCGAGAGTGAACGATCTCAACAGCTGGATCCGCTGTGTCTGAGTGCTGATACAGTGACTCAATGTCGTGTCTCATCTGGGTGAGGCGGTCAGAGAAGCCCCCGAGAGCGTCTTCGGGTGAGCGTGCATGGAGGAGAGTTGGACTTGTAGTTTCGTCGATGCTGATGAGGCCGCGTTCTGCGAGTTCGGTTGCGAGTTCGTAGACGTACGCGTGCGAGATTCCGGCGCCTCGTGAGACGTCGCTGGTTGTTGCGGTACCTGATTGGAGAATGGCCAGGTACGCTTCGGTCTCCTTCGTAGAGAGTCCGAAGGCCGTGAGGTGCTCCCGAAGGGAGTCTCGGGACATGAAAGAGGATTATGATACTATCTACAAAATATTTTCCCGCTAGGATGTAGTGGTTGAGGCATGGAAACGGCCACCGATACCGAAGCCACCGCTGTGTCTACGAGCCGCCGCTGGTGGACACTGGCGATCTTCGCCTTTGCGGCACTCGAAGGTGCGACACTGCAGATGCAGGGTGCGATTATTCCAGCTCTCAGAGCGGAGTTCGGCACGCCCGAATGGCTGCTGGGGATGGTCGCACCCGCGGGAACAGCTGGATTTCTCGTGTTCGTCGCTGCTGTTGGTGCTGTTGCTGGGCGAGTTGATACTCGACGATTGCTCCTGTTCGGGATTGTTGGGACCGGATTCGGCGTCTTCTTGATGGGTCTAGTACCATCGTTTGGGCTGTTTCTTGGAGCGTTAGTCCTTCGAGGGGTATTCAGTGGGATTGGACGTGGGAGTGACCGGCCGCTGTTGAGTCATCTGTACCCTCGCAGACGTGGACAGCTGTTTGGGTACTACGATATGATGTGGGCTGTTGGAGCGACACTTGGTCCGCTTGCGGTCGCGGCTGCGCTCTGGTTTGAAAATTGGAGACTTGCCTACTTTGGACTCGGTGTGTGTTTCATCCCGCTTGCAGTTCTCATTTGGTATCTCCCGAAGCCATCTGTCACCGGCGGTGGTGATGATCCGTTGACGCTTTCTGAACTACGGCGAATCAGTCGGAGTCCTGCAGTGGTGGTGATGGCGTTTGGGATCTTGTTGACCACCGGTGTTGAAGGTGGATTGTTTACCTGGCTGACGACGTATGCGGCTGGCCGGATTTCTGAGTCGCTCGTGACGATCTCATTGAGTATGTTGTTAGTAGCGTACATTCCCGGACGATTCGTTGCAGGATCGTTGTCCGAGCGATTTGGGTATGTGCCGTTGGCGTTTGGACTCGGCGGGCTGTGTTTGCTATCGGCGATCTATACGTTCGTGTTGGCGTCGGGACTGTGGTTGCTAGTGGGTGTATTCTGTATTGGACTCACGCTGTCGGGGCTGTATCCGACGCTGTTGGCGTATGCGACCGAGAGTGCGCCAGAACACAGTGCCCCTGTGAATGCGATTGGGTTAGTTGTCTCTTCGTGTGGTATTGCGGCGGTACCAGCAGCGATGGGATTCGTTATCGGGAGTCGGGGTGTAGAGACAGCGATGCAGCTCTTGTTTGTGCCCCTTGGTGGGATCCTGGTCGTCACTGCTGTTGCCTGGATACAGATTGGGTCGACTAACGGAGCGTGAGTCACCTTCGACTTCGATTCTAGGCTTTCTCACGCAGGAGGGTTTCAGCACATCTGATTCCGAAGCCGCATTGAATCCGCGGTTATAAAACGCGAGGAGAATATCCCCGTCTTCAGGCACGAGAGGAGTCAATCGCCTGCAAAGATCACGTTGACGATGACACCAATCATAAGCATTGACGCGGCGACATAGAGGCTCGTGAGAATGATGATGATGCCACTGAGAACGCCATAAATCGCGTACCGAGTTGCGTTTACGGCATAAAAGTGGATAGCTGACAACAGCAACGACCATCCAACAGCAGCAGTGAGGGCACCGGGAACTGCCCCTGACCACGACGTCACAACTCGGGAGGGGACATAATACATCGGGAGGAACGCCCCAGTGAGAGCGACAAGCAGGGCTAAAGACCCAACAATCCCGACAAGAGAAGTAGCCGACAGCAGTGCGAAGACCGCGCTCGTAACGATAATCATCGTGAGAGCGAGGCTGAGCGAGACGACCGTAGTGACTGCATCGCGAAGCTGCTCGGAGAGCGACCGTTCGGGTGCGTTCTCAATGCGTTCGACAACAGCTAGAAACCCGGTCGCAAGGTTCGCTGCCCCCCATGCGAGGACGACGATTGCGAACACGCCTGCCCCAGCCCGTCCCGAGACCTCGGTCATCGCTTCATACATTAGCCCTTGGGCTTCAACTGTGAGAAACTGCGGTGTCGTAGTGTATATCTGGAGAGCGAGTTCCTCACCGATGATTGCAAAGACTAACACTAGAAGTGGGATGAACGAGACGAATGCATAGTAGGCCAGTGCGCCAGCCGGATACTTAATCTCCTCTTCGTACGCTACTCGAGCCACAGCTATGGCGACACCGAGTACGTGCGCCAACCGTCTCATATGGTAGTAGGGGAATCTATACACAAAGAGGTTAGATTCTGCTGTGCTGGGCCAACAGCGTTCAGTGATTTAGCGCCGTGAGTGATTCTTAACTCGAAAACAGGATTTCTTCACTTGTTTTGTCCGTAGCCTTTGAACTTCTCTTGGAGATGTTCGATTTCGTCG contains the following coding sequences:
- a CDS encoding TrmB family transcriptional regulator — its product is MSRDSLREHLTAFGLSTKETEAYLAILQSGTATTSDVSRGAGISHAYVYELATELAERGLISIDETTSPTLLHARSPEDALGGFSDRLTQMRHDIESLYQHSDTADPAVEIVHSRVTTRKRVRRVINHADHEVVLTIPASEFTHLQDSLRDARERGVTIYLQLVAPVEKVPTTTDWRKYATIVKSWDATPPVTVVADEKTGVMGAHSILSGRHSSAYALVFSQQDIAGAFFGNAISNFWPMGDNQFIADPDPLPATYTHARTAVTNAALHVAQGRSLTADVTVQAIGSEDTTTYERVPVVEIHQNIVGDPTNEFPIENNLVFDTADGRIATGGSDGSLQPFYEGYGMVSITLYEHSTEE
- a CDS encoding MFS transporter, with the protein product METATDTEATAVSTSRRWWTLAIFAFAALEGATLQMQGAIIPALRAEFGTPEWLLGMVAPAGTAGFLVFVAAVGAVAGRVDTRRLLLFGIVGTGFGVFLMGLVPSFGLFLGALVLRGVFSGIGRGSDRPLLSHLYPRRRGQLFGYYDMMWAVGATLGPLAVAAALWFENWRLAYFGLGVCFIPLAVLIWYLPKPSVTGGGDDPLTLSELRRISRSPAVVVMAFGILLTTGVEGGLFTWLTTYAAGRISESLVTISLSMLLVAYIPGRFVAGSLSERFGYVPLAFGLGGLCLLSAIYTFVLASGLWLLVGVFCIGLTLSGLYPTLLAYATESAPEHSAPVNAIGLVVSSCGIAAVPAAMGFVIGSRGVETAMQLLFVPLGGILVVTAVAWIQIGSTNGA
- a CDS encoding YihY/virulence factor BrkB family protein, whose protein sequence is MRRLAHVLGVAIAVARVAYEEEIKYPAGALAYYAFVSFIPLLVLVFAIIGEELALQIYTTTPQFLTVEAQGLMYEAMTEVSGRAGAGVFAIVVLAWGAANLATGFLAVVERIENAPERSLSEQLRDAVTTVVSLSLALTMIIVTSAVFALLSATSLVGIVGSLALLVALTGAFLPMYYVPSRVVTSWSGAVPGALTAAVGWSLLLSAIHFYAVNATRYAIYGVLSGIIIILTSLYVAASMLMIGVIVNVIFAGD
- a CDS encoding DUF7344 domain-containing protein, whose protein sequence is MTTKTRDTNPTDENPDLSPTEIFSLLSNKRRRYALYYLTTQLGAIHLGELAEQLAIWEGEPTTDHYHRIYVGLLHNHLSALTHADVVEYDADKELITISDGIRAVRPYLDLAECEDMSHSNR